CTGACCTAGCAAACGCCAGTTCCTTCAACGGGTTACAGACCCGCAACGGACTGGCTTGGGAACGCGCGAGGAATGTGCTAAGACTTTCATCCTTGTTTAATTCAAAAATATATAGTAAATGTTGTCAAACATAGTTAACTACTTTACCAATGCTGGGGCTGAAACCTATCTAATACTGCTGGTTTTGATTTTGTTAGAGGCTGTTTTGTCTGCTGATAATGCGATCGCCCTAGCTGCGATCGCCAAAAGCATCAAAGATCCTCAAAGACAGCGTCAGGCTCTCGATATTGGGTTAATCGGCGCATATATACTGAGAATTGCCCTGATTTTGGCTGCTACTTGGGTAATTAAATACTGGCAGTTTGAGCTATTAGGGGCGATGTATCTCCTGTGGCTAGTTATTAATTACTTTTTCTTTAGTGATGAAGATAATGCGGACGAAAATCGCAGCTTAAGTTTGAAATCTCTTTGGCAAGTAATTCCGACTATTGCCATTACTGATCTGGCTTTCTCTCTAGATAGCGTCACTTCGGCGATCGCCATCACCGAAGATACTTGGCTGATTATTGCTGGTGGAACGATCGGCATCATTGTTTTACGCTTCTTGACAAGTTTGTTTATCAAATGGCTACAGGAATATACTTACTTAGAAGACGCAGGATTTATTACAGTTGGCTTTGTTGGCTTGCGTCTGCTCTTAAAAGTTTGGCTACCAGATTACTTCATTCCAGAATGGTTAACTGTAGCAGTAGTAGCTATATTCTTTACCTGGGGTTTCTCTAAGCGAGAAGCAGTGGAATCTGAGAGCCAAGAGTAATAAAGCTTATAGCCCTATCTTTTGGCAATAAAAGGTAGGTAAGGGTGCAAATACACTAGATTTTTAGGACGTTGGATATAATGGGTAGCTGAGGGTTGATTACTCGCCCTTAACTTACTATTTAAGGCATTGGTAACAAGTTAAGGAAATCAGAAAAAAGTCAAGTAAAAAACCAAATCGTGTCAAACTCATAGAGAATAAGCAATTGAACGATTTTATTTCTCTATGGGTAAGAGTAAAAGACTGAATCGAGATCACGCCAAAAAAACGCAACGACCAATGGTAGAAGATCGAGTCATTGCTGAACACTTAACCGCTTTATTAACTCCAATCATTACATCTCAGTCGCGGTTTTTTCGAGAATTGGGACTTAGAGATAGGATTTTGACACTGCCTTTAATGGTAGCTGCGGTGTTAACTTTGTTGTGGAGAGACGTTCCATCCGTTACTGAATTAGCGCGGTTACTCGAAACGTGAGATGATTTTTATGGTGCGGGAAAACAAAGGTTAGTCAACAAGCCTTATCTCAAAGATTTTTAACCTTTCCTGCTATTTTATTGGAGAGCATTTTCACCGAACTTTTGCCCAGCCTGAAAGCCAGATGGTCGGGTCGTCACAATCGACCATTACCCGAAAGTGTTCAATTTACCTTGTCTAAATTTGACAAGATTTGGATAGCTGACGGTTCAACTAAGAAGGCATTATTTCGCAAGCTCAAGAGTTTGTCAGAGGTAAAGTCGGGAAAATTAGCTGGAAAGATGGGTGTGGTCATTGATTTGGTCACACGATTGCCCGTAGAAATCTGGTTTCAGGAAAATCCCAGTGCTTCCGATACTCGTTTTGAAGATAATTTATTAGAGTTAGTTTCAGCCAAGACCTTGTTGTTACTAGATCGAGGATTTTATCATTTTCAGTTTTGGCAAAAATTAATCGATAAAGGAATTCACTTTATTACCCGCATTAAGATTAATGCTGCCATTGAGTATCAACAAGTTTTTACTGATAGTTATACTTTACGCGATCGCTCTTGTCAAGATCGGCTCGGGGACAAAAAAGACTCCATTTGTTACCAATGGCGGTTGATTGAAGTCAGAGTCGGTAAAGAAGGCGCGTTCCTATTTAACTTCAGTGCTTGAGCCAGAAATATTACCTCCCTATGTTGTCATTGATTTATATCAAAAACGCTGGCGGGCGCGAAGATGCTTTTAATACAGTCAAACGACTTTTAGGATTAAGTTACCTTTGGACGGGTTCAATTAATGGCATTAAGCTACAGATTTGGGCAACTTGGCTATTTTACGCCGTTTTAGTCGATTTAGGTGATGCTGTGGCTGATGAAATCGCACTTCCTTTTGACTGCATCTCCTTAGAAATGATTTATCGTGGCCTTTATTATTTTCATGGTGCTTCAAAGCGTGGAGAAGCTCAAGATCCAGTTAAGTATTTTTCTAATCCCGATATTCAGAAATGTTTAGGCATTGTGAAAAGACAGCGAAAACCTAAGCAAAAGCTCATCATTGCTCCTTTTCCAGATAAACAGCGTGGTTCTGACCAGTTTTTCTATCAATTTCCTTCTAAACCTTCTTTGACAGTTAGCTTACAAGCTTAACTTGTGACCAATGATTTAAGGAGATTTCCTAATATGACTAAACAGAAAAAGACTGGAGCAAAAGCTGAACCAACTTCAAAAGCGGCAGGCAGCAAAAACCCCAGTAATGCAGCAAAAACTGCTGGTTCTACACCATTAAAAACCACCCCTAAGAAGAAAAAGTAAAACAAACTTAGGTTGGTCTTAATTTTCTTTGGCTTGTTAGCGGCAACTAGCAAGCCATTCATTTTTGTTATTCTACGATAATTTGTTTAAAAAGCAAATTAAGGAGACACAAAAAAGGGTTGCATTAAAAGTAACTACAAATATACTGTTAATTGATGACCTAACCCCAAATACTACCAAGAAAAAACCTAATAAGTACGTACGAGTGTAATGAGTACTTATGTTTTTACTATAGTTAATTTTGAGTAAATATTTAAGCAAGATTGCGATCGCAGCGTTCACAGGCGTTAAGTAAATACCTTAAGTCGTGAACCACTGCGAACAATGCGGATGAAAGGACTTGAACCTTCACGTCCGAAAACACTAGAACCTAAATCTAGCGCGTCTACCAATTCCGCCACATCCGCTTTTATATGCGACGCTAACTATCATAACAGATGCACAGAATAAATAAAACTTTTAAAGCAAATTACATGAATTTCGTTGGCGATCTTGACTTGGTTCTTGCCAGGAATAGCCAAAATGACTAATAGAATTAACTTCTGGAGTTGCCTTGCGTAATGCTTCCATCTGAGCTTCTAAGGGGGGATGGTTGCGATAAACTTTACCCCAAGCACCAGCTAAAGAAGGAACAACTGTTGTTGTCTTGGGGGCTATCTTTAAAACACTTTCTACCTGTTTAGCAATACAGTCTGTCTTTTCTTCACATAGAGCGTAAGCCATAGGATGCCACTCTAAGTCTGGAGGAAATTTATCCCAAGCTTGGAGACGAGAATCAAAGCTATTTTTGCCTATTAAACGATTACCCTCAGGAAAAAAGACTGCTCCTGCGGGAATGCCTCGATCTTGAACAGGTTTAACAGCAAAAGACAGAAAATCAAGCACACCTTGTGCTGCATGAGCTACAGATAAGAACCAAAGTTGTTGGCTTAGGCTAAGATAGCGTGACTGAAGAGTTGCTTTAGAGTCAGGCACATTACGACTACCCTGCCAGCTTGGATCTTTTTCTTGGGGGTATTGCTGATCGATATTTTTAAGATCTTGAGCGGTAAAATTACCAGTTTCTACATATTTTTTAATTACGGCTAAACCTTTTTTGTTGGTGGCTCTATTGTATAGAGCATTAAGGGAGGATTTACCATAAATCCATAAATCTCGAACGTTATCAACATAGGCCTGTCCGCCTATACCTTGAGGGTAACGAACGTAATCAAATAAAACACCGTCTGGCTGGCGTTTGAGGACTGCCTGCAACAAATTATAGTAATCTGCTTGTGCTTGAGGGGAATAAGGATCGACAAATGCCTGAGCGCGATCGTTAACAAAAGTAAGACTATTTGAACCCTGTCCATTGCGAGCCAATGCTTCCTGGCGATCGCCAAGCTGGGCATAGGTATAGCCATAGTTCATGGTAAATAACCAAGCGTAGACCTTTATACCTCGTTGATGTGCTTTATCAATAGTTTGCTTTAGTAAATCAGCATTTTCTGCTCCAGGCGATCGCACTACTGGTATCCAAGGAGTAGGATTATCTCCAGGCGGTAAAAGAACTTGACTATCGTAGAAAACTTCTAAATGTATTTTGTTGTAGCCGAGATTGACAATACGGTCTAGTACAGAATCTATTGAACCAGCAGTTACGTCACAGGGATAAAGACGCAACCAAATTGCCTGTTCTGCTGGCCAAGTTTGACTACGGCATAGCTGTAGCATTTGAGCGTGCTTTTGCACAATTCCTTGATACTCTTTGATAGCGGTTGAACTTCCTTCTAAAGAGGCTTTTAGCAGCTTTTCTTTTGCCTCAACTTTGTCGGGGGTAAAATGACAATAAGGGCCAGAAGCAGCTTGAGCAGGTTTCACGCCTAACGGCTGGAAGCTAGCTAAAATAGTTACAAAGCTAACAATTAAACTTGAAGTGATTTTGGGAATTGTTTTACCTAGAGCAATTGGCTCAATAGAGGCAGGCTTATTAATTAATTTCTGATTTAGTGGAGGTTGAAAACTGCTCCACAATCGAAAATGTTTGGTAATTTTACCCATATTTGATAATACTCCGTATTTCTACGACAGAATTAAATAAAAAGCTGAATAATAGAGCCTTTTCTGGCTTCAG
This DNA window, taken from Pleurocapsa sp. FMAR1, encodes the following:
- a CDS encoding TerC family protein, producing MLSNIVNYFTNAGAETYLILLVLILLEAVLSADNAIALAAIAKSIKDPQRQRQALDIGLIGAYILRIALILAATWVIKYWQFELLGAMYLLWLVINYFFFSDEDNADENRSLSLKSLWQVIPTIAITDLAFSLDSVTSAIAITEDTWLIIAGGTIGIIVLRFLTSLFIKWLQEYTYLEDAGFITVGFVGLRLLLKVWLPDYFIPEWLTVAVVAIFFTWGFSKREAVESESQE
- a CDS encoding family 10 glycosylhydrolase, which produces MGKITKHFRLWSSFQPPLNQKLINKPASIEPIALGKTIPKITSSLIVSFVTILASFQPLGVKPAQAASGPYCHFTPDKVEAKEKLLKASLEGSSTAIKEYQGIVQKHAQMLQLCRSQTWPAEQAIWLRLYPCDVTAGSIDSVLDRIVNLGYNKIHLEVFYDSQVLLPPGDNPTPWIPVVRSPGAENADLLKQTIDKAHQRGIKVYAWLFTMNYGYTYAQLGDRQEALARNGQGSNSLTFVNDRAQAFVDPYSPQAQADYYNLLQAVLKRQPDGVLFDYVRYPQGIGGQAYVDNVRDLWIYGKSSLNALYNRATNKKGLAVIKKYVETGNFTAQDLKNIDQQYPQEKDPSWQGSRNVPDSKATLQSRYLSLSQQLWFLSVAHAAQGVLDFLSFAVKPVQDRGIPAGAVFFPEGNRLIGKNSFDSRLQAWDKFPPDLEWHPMAYALCEEKTDCIAKQVESVLKIAPKTTTVVPSLAGAWGKVYRNHPPLEAQMEALRKATPEVNSISHFGYSWQEPSQDRQRNSCNLL